CCGAAGTAACAAGACGGGCTGAGAGGACGTTATGCCAAGAAGAAGAGTGGTTGCAAAGCGGGAGATTCTTCCTGATCCGAAATACAACGATCGATTGATCGCTAAATTTATGAACAACCTGATGCTGGACGGCAAGAAGAGTGTCGCCGAGCAGATCGTTTACGGAGCTTTGAGTCTGGTTGAAGAACGGACGGGTGAGGATGCTCTTGAGGTTTTCAAGAAGGCACTCGCAAATGTTCGTCCGGTGCTTGAGGTTCGTTCCCGCCGTGTCGGTGGTGCTACCTATCAGGTTCCCGTTGAGGTGCGTTACAGCCGCCGTGATGCTTTGGCAACGCGTTGGATCATCACCTTCGCACGCAAGCGTGGTGAGAAATCGATGCGCGAACGACTGGCTGGAGAATTCCTTGATGCGTCTAACAATCGTGGCGCATCGGTGAAGAAAAAAGATGACACGCATCGCATGGCTGAGGCCAATAAGGCGTTTGCTCATTATCGCTGGTAATCAATAAAGCGAACGCTTTTAGCGGGAGATTAGAATACCGTGGCACGTCAAGTTGCATTAAATAAAACGCGTAATATAGGCATCATGGCCCATATTGATGCCGGTAAAACCACCACGACAGAACGGGTGCTTTATTATACCGGTGTCTCGCACAAGATTGGCGAAGTCCATGATGGTGCGGCGACCATGGATTGGATGGAGCAGGAGCAGGAGCGTGGGATTACCATCACCTCTGCTGCAACAACCTGTTTCTGGAAAGACCATCGCATCAATATTATTGATACCCCCGGACACGTTGACTTCACTATCGAAGTAGAGCGCTCCCTTAAAGTGCTTGATGGTGCCGTAGCGGTTTTCTGTTCCGTCGGCGGCGTTGAGCCCCAGTCTGAGACCGTCTGGCGTCAGGCTGACAAGTATCATGTCCCCCGTATTGCCTTTGTCAACAAGATGGATCGCATCGGTGCCGATTTTATGCATGGCGTGCAGATGATGAAAGACCGTCTTGGTGCCAACCCCGTTCCCATTCAGCTGCCTATCGGCAAAGAAGATTATTTCACCGGGATTGTCGATCTGGTCGAGATGAAAGCAATTATCTATGACGATGCATCGATGGGTGCCGAGTTCGAAATTGCTGAAATCCCTGCCGATATGGCCGACGAAGTTGCTGCTGCTCGTGAAGTCATACTCGAAGAAATTTCCTCTAACGATGAAACGTTGATGGAGAAATATCTCGGTGGCGAGGAGTTGAGCATCGCTGAGGTTAAAGCCGGGATTCGTCGCGCAACAATCAATCTTGAAATCAATCCGGTGCTCTGTGGTTCGGCATTCAAGAACAAGGGCGTACAGCCGTTGTTGGATGCGGTTATCGACTACATGCCTTCTCCGCTCGATGTTCCCGCAATTCCTGGAACGACGACGGATGGAACGCAGGAGTTAACGCGCCCCGCGTCAGATGAAGAACCGTTTGCCGCGCTGGCATTCAAGGTCATGTCTGACCCGTTTGTCGGGCAGTTGACTTTCTTCCGCGTCTATTCCGGTGTTGCTGAGTCTGGCGCGCATGTGCTGAATGCCAATAAAGATAAAAAAGAGCGTTTCGGTCGCCTGCTGAAGATGCATGCCAACAAGCGTGAAGAAATCAAACAGGTTTACGCTGGTGATATCGCCGCAGCGGTCGGCCTCAAGTACTCGACGACCGGTGATACCCTGTGTGATATCAAGCAACCCTGTCTTCTGGAGTCGATGGACTTCCCGGTACCGGTTATCAGTATTGCGGTTGAACCGAAGACCAAGAGTGATCAGGAGAAGATGGGTGCTGCGATCGCTAAGCTGGTACAGGAAGATCCATCCCTGACTATCTTTACTGATGAAGAAACCGGACAGACGATCCTCTCGGGGATGGGTGAGCTGCATCTTGAGATCATCATTGACCGGATGAAGCGTGAGTTTAAGGTCGAAGCGAATATCGGTCAGCCGCAAGTGGCTTATCGCGAGACGATTACCAAGTCGGTTGAAGTGCAGGGCAAGTTTGTGCGTCAGTCAGGTGGCCGTGGGCAATACGGCGACTGCTGGTTGCGTATCGAGCCGCAGGAGCCCGGTGCCGGATTTGAGTTTATCGACGCCATTAAAGGCGGGGTTATTCCGCGTGAATATATTCCTGCCGTCGGTGCGGGGGCGCGTGAGGCCTCTGAGAATGGTGTCCTGGCAGGGTTTCCGATTGCCGACGTCAAGGTTACCTGCTTTGACGGTTCCTATCATGATGTTGACTCTTCGGAGATGGCATTCAAGATTGCTGGTTCGATGGGTTTCAAGGAAGGGGCCAAGAAAGCCGGTCCGGTTTTGCTGGAACCGATCATGGCCGTCGAGGTCGTCGTTCCTGAAGAGTATATGGGTGACGTGATTGGCGATCTGAACAGTCGTCGCGGGCGTATCATGGGAATGGAATCACGCGGTAATGCCCAGGTCATCAAGGCGCAGGTGCCGCTGTCCAATATGTTCGGATATGCGACCGATGTGCGCAGCGCCACCCAGGGGCGCGCGACCTATACGATGACATTTGAGCACTACGAGCAGGTACCGAAGGCAATTGCTGAAGAAGTTATCGCAAAAATCAAGGGTTAACTACATTTCCCGAGAGTAATAAATAGTCGGAAAGAGGTTCAGGCATGGCCAAAGCAAAATTTGAGAGAACAAAGCCCCACGTCAATATTGGGACGATCGGTCACGTTGACCATGGCAAGACGACACTGACCGCCGCCATCACCAAGGTTTTGATGGAGCTGACCGGCAAAGGTGAATTCAAAGCCTTTGACGCCATCGACAACGCCCCGGAAGAGCGTGAGCGCGGGATTACTATCGCCACCGCCCACGTCGAGTACGAAACTTTAAATCGTCACTACGCACACGTTGACTGCCCCGGCCACGCCGACTATGTCAAGAACATGATCACCGGTGCCGCGCAGATGGACGGCGCGATTCTGGTCTGTTCCGCCGCCGACGGTCCGATGCCCCAGACCCGTGAGCATATCCTGCTGGCTCGTCAGGTCGGTGTCCCGGCCATGGTGGTCTTTTTGAACAAAGCCGACATGGTTGACGACGAAGAGCTGCTGGAGCTGGTCGAGCTGGAAGTCCGCGAACTGCTGTCGTCCTACGATTTTCCCGGCGACGATATTCCGATCATTGCCGGATCTGCCCTGGCCGCTCTTGAAGGGCGCGATGATGCCATCGGCAAAGACAAGGTTC
This Desulfuromonadaceae bacterium DNA region includes the following protein-coding sequences:
- the rpsG gene encoding 30S ribosomal protein S7, producing MPRRRVVAKREILPDPKYNDRLIAKFMNNLMLDGKKSVAEQIVYGALSLVEERTGEDALEVFKKALANVRPVLEVRSRRVGGATYQVPVEVRYSRRDALATRWIITFARKRGEKSMRERLAGEFLDASNNRGASVKKKDDTHRMAEANKAFAHYRW
- the fusA gene encoding elongation factor G → MARQVALNKTRNIGIMAHIDAGKTTTTERVLYYTGVSHKIGEVHDGAATMDWMEQEQERGITITSAATTCFWKDHRINIIDTPGHVDFTIEVERSLKVLDGAVAVFCSVGGVEPQSETVWRQADKYHVPRIAFVNKMDRIGADFMHGVQMMKDRLGANPVPIQLPIGKEDYFTGIVDLVEMKAIIYDDASMGAEFEIAEIPADMADEVAAAREVILEEISSNDETLMEKYLGGEELSIAEVKAGIRRATINLEINPVLCGSAFKNKGVQPLLDAVIDYMPSPLDVPAIPGTTTDGTQELTRPASDEEPFAALAFKVMSDPFVGQLTFFRVYSGVAESGAHVLNANKDKKERFGRLLKMHANKREEIKQVYAGDIAAAVGLKYSTTGDTLCDIKQPCLLESMDFPVPVISIAVEPKTKSDQEKMGAAIAKLVQEDPSLTIFTDEETGQTILSGMGELHLEIIIDRMKREFKVEANIGQPQVAYRETITKSVEVQGKFVRQSGGRGQYGDCWLRIEPQEPGAGFEFIDAIKGGVIPREYIPAVGAGAREASENGVLAGFPIADVKVTCFDGSYHDVDSSEMAFKIAGSMGFKEGAKKAGPVLLEPIMAVEVVVPEEYMGDVIGDLNSRRGRIMGMESRGNAQVIKAQVPLSNMFGYATDVRSATQGRATYTMTFEHYEQVPKAIAEEVIAKIKG